In the Leptotrichia sp. oral taxon 847 genome, one interval contains:
- a CDS encoding glycoside hydrolase family 108 protein, translated as MDRFEKIFDYLLKVEGGYSNDKNDRGGKTKYGIIESEARKYGYKGNMRDMPLEIARDIYNKKYYHRNGLDTLKSDKIALSVCDFIVNAGKWGAKKAQAALNELGFDLRVDGILGEKSLVALNEVDENKFLEKYHDLQRRYYKVIAANRPSQKVFLKGWLNRVDRKENYLKSI; from the coding sequence ATGGACAGATTTGAGAAAATATTTGATTATTTACTAAAAGTTGAGGGTGGATATTCAAACGACAAAAATGATAGAGGAGGAAAAACAAAATATGGTATTATAGAATCAGAAGCTAGAAAATATGGGTATAAAGGTAATATGAGAGATATGCCGCTTGAGATAGCAAGAGATATTTATAATAAGAAATACTATCATAGAAATGGGCTTGATACTTTAAAATCAGACAAGATAGCGTTATCAGTATGTGATTTTATAGTAAACGCTGGAAAATGGGGAGCTAAAAAAGCACAGGCTGCACTGAATGAACTGGGATTTGATTTGAGAGTGGACGGAATTTTAGGAGAAAAAAGTTTAGTTGCGCTTAATGAAGTTGATGAAAATAAATTTTTGGAAAAATATCACGATTTGCAGAGAAGATATTATAAAGTAATAGCAGCAAACAGACCATCGCAAAAAGTTTTTTTAAAAGGGTGGCTCAACAGAGTGGATAGAAAAGAAAATTATTTAAAATCAATCTAA
- a CDS encoding Panacea domain-containing protein: MEKIINVAQYIFNEYKRVTGEIIDEMKLQKLLYFSQRETIAILNEPLFNETFEGWKYGPVSREVRTSYTTDGINYETEDIKSESKYIINNVIQEYGALASWKLSALTHKEISWLNSRKGLKKEENGRIKIQTEDIREDAKKVRPYDYVWDMYYDEFDDYEAVV, encoded by the coding sequence ATGGAAAAAATAATAAATGTTGCTCAATATATTTTTAATGAATATAAAAGAGTGACAGGAGAAATTATTGATGAAATGAAATTACAGAAGTTGCTGTATTTTTCCCAAAGGGAAACAATTGCTATTTTAAATGAACCTCTTTTTAATGAGACATTTGAAGGCTGGAAGTATGGACCCGTGTCAAGAGAGGTACGAACTTCTTACACAACAGATGGAATAAACTATGAAACAGAAGACATAAAAAGTGAAAGTAAATACATAATAAACAATGTAATTCAAGAATACGGAGCATTAGCATCGTGGAAGTTAAGTGCATTAACACATAAGGAAATTTCTTGGCTCAATTCTCGAAAAGGGCTTAAAAAAGAAGAAAACGGAAGGATTAAAATTCAAACTGAAGATATAAGAGAAGACGCAAAGAAAGTAAGGCCTTATGACTATGTGTGGGATATGTACTATGATGAATTTGACGACTATGAAGCGGTGGTTTGA
- a CDS encoding baseplate J/gp47 family protein, producing MDFGVTEKGFVLKSFTDIMKDIENRYKARLQDNNYILDFNTPEGIHSEAIGYELSQIWEELLEFNNQMNLNTATGIYLDYFGTLLRTPRKSGAYTTGQVKITGEKNRVIPAQTIIKYAEKEYRLLSNVTLDKLDNNEYYGIGFIQALEIGKESNITSDVLFTTEYDGVAKITNDVDVIGGADDESDSLYRERLKRKQTIEQTATHSALYNGLMALENIKNVLILDPETEPTTEAGTVKIFLEGTPDDKIFETILDLKADGILTIGDSNAQTFEKKLKRGAFERKIIYNIIKYSTLLIKVEVLETKNLNEKDNRWTKQIQQEILNYINNLKTGESISYLKTYSEVLGIDDIRKINLKMGLTESSVAIQNFDKIFTVPVGQKFQINENNIEVVYV from the coding sequence ATGGATTTTGGAGTAACAGAAAAAGGATTTGTGTTAAAAAGTTTTACAGATATTATGAAAGATATAGAAAATAGGTACAAAGCAAGATTACAAGATAATAATTATATTTTAGATTTTAATACTCCTGAAGGGATTCATTCTGAAGCGATAGGCTATGAATTATCACAAATATGGGAAGAATTGTTAGAATTTAATAATCAAATGAATCTAAATACAGCAACAGGAATATATTTAGATTATTTTGGAACTTTACTGAGAACTCCACGAAAATCAGGGGCTTACACAACTGGACAGGTAAAAATAACTGGAGAAAAGAATAGAGTTATACCAGCACAGACTATTATAAAATATGCTGAAAAAGAATACAGACTACTGTCTAATGTTACATTGGATAAATTAGATAACAATGAATATTATGGAATAGGATTTATTCAAGCACTTGAAATTGGAAAAGAAAGTAATATCACAAGCGATGTTTTGTTTACAACTGAATATGATGGAGTTGCTAAAATTACAAATGATGTTGATGTTATTGGCGGCGCAGATGATGAGAGTGACAGCCTTTACAGGGAAAGATTGAAGCGAAAACAAACCATTGAGCAGACCGCAACACATTCAGCATTATATAATGGATTGATGGCTTTAGAAAATATTAAAAACGTGTTGATATTAGATCCTGAAACTGAGCCAACTACCGAAGCTGGAACAGTTAAAATATTTTTGGAAGGAACGCCAGATGATAAAATTTTTGAAACTATTTTGGATTTAAAAGCAGATGGAATACTGACTATTGGAGATTCCAATGCGCAAACATTTGAAAAGAAGTTAAAAAGAGGTGCATTTGAAAGGAAAATAATATATAACATCATAAAATATAGTACTTTATTAATAAAAGTTGAAGTATTAGAAACTAAAAATTTAAATGAAAAAGATAATCGTTGGACAAAACAGATACAGCAAGAAATACTAAATTATATTAATAATTTAAAAACAGGAGAATCTATTAGTTATTTAAAGACATATTCTGAAGTATTAGGAATTGACGATATAAGAAAAATAAATCTAAAAATGGGATTAACTGAATCCAGTGTCGCAATACAAAATTTTGACAAAATATTTACAGTTCCAGTCGGTCAAAAATTTCAAATTAATGAAAATAATATTGAGGTAGTTTATGTATAA
- a CDS encoding type II toxin-antitoxin system PemK/MazF family toxin, producing MVGKIVRCLTQYYNTRLHRNSIKSRPALVLRSPQNDDYVVLPISTIPNRINVNPVYDIEIDPSKFPKINLTRLSYIRTHRMVSIPMQQIDTSVIIGDLKSDYEELFLEIAEKVEQFHNEVMEGLLE from the coding sequence ATGGTAGGAAAAATAGTTAGATGTTTAACTCAATATTACAATACAAGATTACATAGAAATTCAATAAAATCAAGACCTGCTTTAGTATTAAGAAGTCCTCAAAATGATGATTATGTAGTTCTTCCTATTTCAACTATTCCAAACAGAATAAATGTAAATCCAGTATATGATATAGAAATAGATCCATCAAAATTTCCTAAAATAAACTTGACTAGATTATCGTATATTAGGACACATAGAATGGTTTCAATACCAATGCAGCAGATAGATACAAGTGTTATAATAGGAGATTTGAAATCAGATTACGAAGAACTATTTTTAGAAATAGCGGAAAAAGTAGAGCAGTTTCATAATGAAGTTATGGAAGGGTTGTTAGAATAG
- a CDS encoding Thoeris anti-defense Tad2 family protein, with protein MNFGKAFEEVKKGKAMRLPQWSKDVVIKAQFPDENSKMTAPYLYVESRYGRVPWKETMIELFSEEWEVM; from the coding sequence ATGAATTTTGGGAAAGCATTTGAAGAAGTAAAAAAAGGAAAAGCAATGAGATTGCCGCAATGGAGCAAGGATGTAGTGATAAAAGCACAATTTCCTGATGAAAACAGTAAAATGACAGCTCCATATCTATATGTGGAATCCAGATACGGTAGAGTGCCTTGGAAAGAAACTATGATTGAATTATTTAGTGAAGAATGGGAAGTGATGTAG